TCATCTATAGTCTTCTTTTCATACACAAACTTATCATACTCAGTTAATTTATTTTCTGAAATCCATTTATCTATATCTTCCCTGTGAAATACAACTCCTCTGTTGGGAAGCTTTGAAAATGGCATTCTTTTATTTTTTACCCATTTTTGTATAATTTTAGTTGGTACCCTTAAATAATCCGCTACTTCATCTATATTGAATACACGCCGATTTGTTTTCTTTTTTATAAAAGCCTCTTGAATTGACTTTTCATCAAGAAATTCACCACAATATTTACATTTTATTGCTTCATCTTGAATCTTTTCAGCACAAAATGGGCATTTTTTCATAAAACATCGCCCCCGCAGTATCTATTTTTATACGGTATTATTAAGAATTTTATATCAAAATAAAAAACTTTCATCTACTAACTCCGAATATCTCAATTCCTCTTCCGAACTTTAGGAAGGTGTATTATATTTGAAGAGTAACCAATTGTCCTTAAATTTAATCAGCGTATAATATCCTTTTAATTTATTGCCTTTCAAGTAAATCTCTATTTTTTTGTCATCCCTATTTAGAAGCTCATATTCTCCTTTATCCCAGATTTTCACCGTTCCTGCACCATACCCTTCCGGAATTTCACCCTCAAAATCTATATAAGAAAGTTTGTGGTCTTCTACCGGGATTGCTAATCTTTTTATTCCTAATTCTACAGGTGGCTCTTTCGGGATTGCCCAACTTTTCAATACTCCATCCATTTCTAACCTA
The nucleotide sequence above comes from bacterium. Encoded proteins:
- a CDS encoding DNA polymerase ligase N-terminal domain-containing protein, which encodes RLEMDGVLKSWAIPKEPPVELGIKRLAIPVEDHKLSYIDFEGEIPEGYGAGTVKIWDKGEYELLNRDDKKIEIYLKGNKLKGYYTLIKFKDNWLLFKYNTPS